One stretch of Marinobacterium iners DNA includes these proteins:
- a CDS encoding DUF927 domain-containing protein codes for MQYKLQEDGLYALSGDHWQRVGGWIQVMARTRLTDKRHGHGALLEWQNFDGVKLREVVYARDLNSDNARQVRDMLVDTGYPLTPGQASWSRLQHYLLEQMALAEPATVVNRTGWHGGVFATSNWTIGSAGEPHHFVGQLSGTPTLEESGNLSDWQTYVGQLCRGNPLAIFSIGTALAAPLIAPAGMENGAIHLVGASSTGKTTLLQLAASVYGSNRYVRSWISTSNGLAAVSSEHNDMLLPLDEIGMARPEDIDTAIYQIMNGSGKLRANVSGELATTSHWRTLVLSSGEIWIAELLQQIGKPLRAGQQIRLVEIPIFGTHGAFDELHGHKHAQQFVDELKLSCQRYHGTVFREWIALLTERHDELNSYLSHEIGRLSGIWTRDQMASQVQRVIRRFALIGAALCLGSRNFILPWSEEESLAAVHRTLKAWLDNRGHSRNSEEFRLLKALERAMKVWERSLSDIEQASGQGGAGFRRSHEGRELWLIYKSHFLKRLGLPTHYMREVEVLLQRDCLVSNERSRGTYKTRVNGDLQRFFALRPDQVRRQLEELERIEHED; via the coding sequence GAATTTCGATGGTGTGAAGCTACGTGAGGTCGTCTATGCCCGAGATCTCAACAGCGATAATGCCCGACAGGTGCGAGATATGCTGGTTGATACCGGTTATCCACTGACACCCGGGCAGGCAAGCTGGAGTCGGCTTCAGCACTATCTGTTGGAACAGATGGCTCTCGCCGAACCGGCAACAGTGGTTAATCGAACGGGTTGGCACGGTGGAGTATTTGCCACCAGTAACTGGACGATCGGCTCAGCTGGCGAGCCGCACCATTTCGTAGGCCAATTATCAGGCACTCCGACATTAGAGGAGTCTGGAAATCTCAGCGACTGGCAGACTTATGTCGGTCAGCTATGCCGAGGCAACCCGTTAGCAATATTCAGCATTGGCACGGCACTGGCTGCGCCACTTATTGCGCCTGCTGGTATGGAAAATGGCGCAATCCATCTGGTTGGAGCATCGTCGACTGGGAAGACGACCTTGTTGCAATTGGCGGCCAGCGTCTACGGGAGCAATCGCTATGTCCGCAGTTGGATCTCAACCAGTAACGGGTTAGCGGCAGTCTCATCAGAGCACAACGACATGTTGTTGCCGTTAGATGAGATCGGCATGGCTCGCCCAGAAGACATCGATACGGCGATCTATCAGATCATGAACGGATCAGGGAAGCTACGCGCCAACGTTTCGGGCGAGTTGGCCACAACTTCGCACTGGCGAACGTTGGTGTTGAGTAGCGGCGAAATCTGGATTGCCGAGCTACTTCAGCAGATCGGTAAACCGTTACGCGCAGGCCAGCAGATACGTTTGGTAGAAATTCCAATCTTTGGCACTCATGGGGCATTTGATGAATTGCACGGTCATAAACATGCTCAGCAATTCGTGGACGAGCTGAAACTGTCGTGTCAGCGCTATCACGGCACTGTTTTCCGTGAATGGATTGCGTTACTGACCGAGCGCCATGACGAGCTGAACAGCTACCTGAGTCACGAAATTGGTCGCCTAAGCGGTATTTGGACACGAGACCAGATGGCATCGCAGGTGCAACGGGTCATCAGGCGGTTTGCGCTCATAGGGGCGGCACTTTGTCTCGGTAGTAGGAATTTCATTCTCCCTTGGAGCGAGGAAGAGTCCTTGGCAGCCGTCCACCGAACCTTGAAGGCTTGGCTGGATAATAGAGGCCACTCCAGAAACTCTGAGGAATTCCGGCTTCTCAAAGCGCTGGAGCGAGCCATGAAAGTCTGGGAGCGCAGTCTCAGTGATATTGAACAAGCGAGTGGCCAGGGGGGAGCTGGTTTTCGACGCTCACACGAGGGACGCGAGTTGTGGTTGATCTATAAATCGCACTTCCTGAAGCGGCTCGGGCTGCCGACCCATTACATGAGGGAAGTGGAGGTGCTGTTACAGCGCGACTGCCTGGTGAGTAATGAGCGCTCCCGGGGGACCTACAAAACCAGGGTCAATGGAGATTTGCAGCGGTTTTTCGCGCTCAGGCCTGACCAAGTTAGGCGACAGCTTGAAGAACTGGAGAGGATTGAACATGAGGACTGA
- a CDS encoding helix-turn-helix transcriptional regulator: MTEKEMLQRVLQDMMVLKKIILDHIGGSKASEADKEIMSLEDCAEYTGLKKSTLYQLTSQKKIPHFKPNGHRIFFRRADILKWLQSNRIATADEIEKAAAQHLVSHRRPGRRSL; the protein is encoded by the coding sequence ATGACAGAAAAAGAAATGCTGCAACGGGTGTTGCAGGACATGATGGTCCTCAAAAAAATAATTTTGGATCATATCGGTGGCAGCAAGGCCTCGGAGGCCGACAAGGAGATCATGAGTCTTGAAGACTGTGCGGAATATACGGGGCTGAAGAAAAGTACCCTGTACCAGCTAACCTCCCAAAAGAAGATCCCACACTTCAAGCCAAATGGTCACCGGATTTTCTTTCGCCGCGCAGATATCCTGAAGTGGCTCCAGTCCAACCGGATCGCGACAGCGGACGAAATCGAAAAGGCGGCTGCTCAGCACCTGGTGAGCCATCGAAGACCAGGACGACGGAGTTTATGA